In Fulvia fulva chromosome 10, complete sequence, a single window of DNA contains:
- a CDS encoding Ecp25 has protein sequence MKAFTSIAAFATIVMAMPNPFDQVNVIARDSIQCTASGNVPTYHDCANCCAKKGCIQYCGLPKIVGDGCEEGWSQAICK, from the coding sequence ATGAAAGCATTCACCTCGATCGCAGCGTTCGCAACAATCGTCATGGCAATGCCGAACCCATTCGATCAGGTTAATGTCATAGCTCGAGATAGCATCCAATGCACGGCAAGTGGCAATGTGCCGACGTACCACGATTGCGCAAATTGTTGCGCGAAGAAGGGATGTATCCAGTACTGCGGCCTCCCTAAAATAGTTGGCGACGGTTGCGAGGAAGGATGGTCTCAGGCCATATGCAAATAA
- a CDS encoding Trichothecene C-3 esterase produces MKATLILSALVAGALGHDRQAMMSRPSTGPNGTAAQILAPQQDPWYSAPANYESAAPGTILKIRPAAGNLTSVQSNSSAAYNILYRTTDSRYNATWAVTTLFVPANASSNDKLLSYQIAYDSADLDASPSYALYSGPYPDIVTALGQGWFVNVPDYEGPLASFTAGAISGHATLDSVRAVLASGLGLNTTSAKYAMWGYSGGALASEWAAELQVQYAPELNFAGAALGGLTPNISSVLLAVSGSLQAGLIPAGILGLASQYPELDQYLTDNLKTDGEFNATGFREATNYTVTEAIVAFASQDITQYFSNGAGTLFDPIPRSVINREGIMGYHGVPKMPVFAYKAIMDEVSPVNDTDILVDRYCQIGATIKYDRNTIGSHSTESGNGEARALSFLNSVLGGMYNATGCQIQNVTLNGTMSS; encoded by the coding sequence ATGAAGGCAACTCTCATCCTCAGCGCCCTCGTGGCGGGAGCCCTTGGTCATGACCGTCAAGCAATGATGAGTCGGCCATCTACAGGTCCAAATGGAACAGCTGCTCAGATACTCGCACCACAGCAAGATCCTTGGTATTCTGCACCAGCGAACTATGAATCTGCAGCTCCGGGCACGATCCTCAAGATCCGGCCTGCCGCTGGCAACCTCACCTCTGTGCAGTCGAACTCTAGCGCAGCTTACAACATCCTCTACCGGACGACGGATAGCCGGTATAACGCTACATGGGCTGTAACAACACTCTTCGTGCCTGCCAATGCCAGCAGCAACGACAAGCTGTTGTCGTACCAGATCGCATACGACTCAGCGGACCTTGACGCCAGCCCATCTTATGCTCTATACTCTGGACCCTACCCTGACATCGTCACTGCTCTCGGCCAAGGATGGTTCGTCAATGTTCCAGACTACGAGGGACCACTGGCATCGTTCACGGCAGGCGCCATCTCAGGCCACGCAACTCTTGACTCCGTCCGAGCAGTCCTTGCCTCTGGTCTCGGTCTGAACACCACTTCCGCGAAATATGCCATGTGGGGATACTCAGGTGGCGCATTGGCTAGCGAGTGGGCAGCTGAGCTCCAAGTTCAATACGCCCCAGAGCTCAACTTCGCAGGTGCAGCGCTAGGCGGCCTCACTCCCAACATCAGCAGCGTGTTGTTGGCCGTCTCTGGCAGTCTTCAAGCCGGTCTTATCCCAGCTGGCATTCTTGGCCTGGCATCTCAGTACCCAGAGCTCGACCAATACCTGACCGATAACCTGAAGACTGATGGTGAATTCAACGCCACTGGCTTCCGTGAAGCCACAAACTACACCGTGACCGAGGCAATCGTCGCTTTCGCCAGCCAGGACATCACGCAGTACTTCTCCAACGGCGCAGGCACTCTCTTCGACCCCATTCCAAGATCCGTCATCAACCGCGAGGGCATCATGGGCTACCACGGCGTTCCAAAGATGCCGGTCTTCGCATATAAGGCCATTATGGATGAGGTCAGCCCTGTCAACGACACCGATATTCTGGTCGATCGATACTGCCAGATTGGAGCGACCATCAAGTACGACCGTAATACTATCGGATCGCACTCGACCGAATCGGGCAACGGAGAAGCACGCGCGCTGTCGTTCTTGAACAGCGTGTTGGGTGGAATGTATAATGCGACAGGGTGCCAGATTCAGAATGTGACTTTGAATGGCACGATGAGCTCGTAG